The following DNA comes from Musa acuminata AAA Group cultivar baxijiao chromosome BXJ1-4, Cavendish_Baxijiao_AAA, whole genome shotgun sequence.
ATGTTGATCAAATGGTCAAAAAGCCCGCTTTGTGAAGCAGTGGTCTGAAAGCAATACAAGCTGCACCAATCAATATGAGCTAATATTTACAAGAAAAAAGATGATAGTAAATTACTATTGCTCAATTACACATGATAATTTACTCAATGCCAACTTTGTAATATTAAATCTAGCTGCAATCACACAAATGAAAGGCTTTAGACATAAGAACAAACTCCTTTTCCATTTAAGAGAAGTAATAAATACTTCAGGATCCAACATTTTGAATCTGTTCAAGTTTCGTTCAATGCGGCCCATCAATCTAGCATTCAGTATTTCTACAAACTTTACAGAAATTCTTGCATCTTGCAACAGAAACACGTAGAACCTCTTTTGTGACTGGCTATCTGTAGTAAAAAAAGTGATTATAGGTGCCTCCAGCAATGGAATGGAGTTCAAAGGAGAAATATCATCATTTAAGTATACAACTGATAAACTGATAATTGATAAGACAACCAAAATCCACACTAACATTTACTTGAAGAAAAACAAAGAGTTTGGACTCAAATTGATACAGAATTTTAAATGCTAaccaccaaaaaaaaaattgaaggttCCCTGAATAGAGCTCAATGAAGGGAAGATATCTACATAATCCACCTCATGTTACTTGGAACTGTGGCTTGTTGTAACTGGCTCCAGCCAATAGAAGAACCACACAAGTATGAGAAGAGAGTAAGGTCTTAATAGATAGATAGCAAGACTTTTATGACTTCCCTGAACATTTAACATACAAGCAACTCTGTGGTTCAATGAGCAACAACTTGACAGGTAATAACATATTTTATAATACAAATGACATTTGTGTGTAACTTTTATCAGCTAAATAATAATAGGGACTGAAAAAGTCGATTGTGTCAATCTACCTAAGTAACATACATATCTTCAATATGAAGAGAAAAATTCATGCTATAATGGAGAAGAGACACTACAAACTTGGGCCTTTAAAGAACATGAGATAAAGCAACACTAAATGCAGTTGATACAACACATGATAGGGAAATGTTAGTGAAACGATTTCTATGATAGTTCAGAGTTAGGAGAAATGGGACTAAGATAAGATATGACAGAGCTGATATTTACTTCCAAATATGTGGTTTATTAGACTTAtctattaatttaataaataaacaTATGAGAAAAGCATAATCATGTACATCTGTTAGGATAGCATAACTCATAGTTAAAGTATAATATTTAAGAAGTCACCATCCCCAAACTCGAAGGAGTCGAAACAAAGGACGGACCAAACATACAAACCGGAAGAAGAAAATGGGTGGGAAAGATGAGGAGAAACAATCGCATAGAGAATATATGTATTACCACTCATTAGCCTGAGAAAGCAAACGAGGGCTTTTATTTCAATTCTTCCTTTTTAAAGTTATACCTGATCAATAAGGTTTCTACCTAAAATTCCACAATAAAATCTCGTTGACTCACTTATTTGAAGAAAATGAGAATAAACTTGCTACATGGTCTGAGCTAATCATTCATTTGAGCCACAACAATTATTTACTCCAGGTTTGCTTTCCATTAAATACATGATTAAACAGCTATATATCCCTTATTTCTGGTCATCAAATTCTTCGAGAAGTCACTCAAATTATCTTGATTGTATATTTTTGTACATGATTGATATTGATAGATGCTTGTTTCAGCCGAGCTTTAGTTTGTACCCAAAGAACACaagatttgagaaaaaaaaaaaaagaattgtccGCCAACAAAAAAGCATGGAGAGAGGAAGAAAATGTATGGCAgatacaagaaaaagaaaggaaggatACAGAAAGCAAAAGATTTGTGTTTATCAAAATGACAAGTTTAAAGTTACAGAACATCTAGTAAACAAGAAAAGAAGATGTCAATCATAGGGAAAATATGAAATAAGGAAAAGCAAATAAAGAAGCAATGAGAAAGGAGAGAAGAAACTGAAAAGCATTACCAACAATGAACTGTTAAAAGAAGCATAAGGAGACACATGAGGATGAACATCATCAAAGAACAAGGAAGAGCAGAGAGTGGCATGGAAGATGCTATCTTTTATCTAAAGAATAAGGACAAGATGCTTTCTTACATCTAAAAAAGGCCTCAAGTAAACAAAGTATTCCTATTCTAGAAAACTTTATTAATCCAATTAGTGATCTATATCACTAAAAGGTTTAAAGGTCATATAAGTAACAGGATTGAGGTTTAGACACAAAGAGCAATAAAATAAGGCATTAGCTAAACCACACAAATCGTGGAAAGTGATAGATATTATCAAGCCTCTTTGATCACCTATCTGAGTGAATTAAGAATTGTCCATCCAAAGCCATCTAACCATAAAATGACCATAAGACCATCAGTACTACAGTCTAGAAGGTATATAATATAGCTATAGAGAAGGTATATAATATAGCTTAGAAGGGATCAACACACTCTACAAATACTATAGAAATTGAGAAATATCTAAAATAcctaaaataagaataaaaaggaCTAACAGAATATCACGATCAAAACTGCAAACAGGGTGTTCAATGTAATGCTTGTGTATGTCTGTATCTGTCGGTTTTGTTCATGTTTTATATAGCATATAGGCTTGTCAGCCCCAATTCGGTTAAGTTTGGTAATCGTTTCAATCTTGTAAACGTAAGTTGTGTGCAGTCATCATGCAAAGGCAAAACTGCACAGAAACAGACCATCCAGGTAGTCATTATGGGGGTTTTCTAGCTTCATAAAGTGATACAGAGTGTCAATCAAGAGCTACCCAGGTGGCACATGGCCAGATGGGCCTTTGGAGAAGTGTCTAGGGTTGGTTTGCTGTCTTATTCCGCagtagtgtcatgtgggcacttgtggggacttttggTTGCGATGGACCATCTTGGACCCTTTGTCGCGCAATATTGTTTAGAGCTTACGAAGcctatatttgtaatttgcattgtctatcaagtgtttactgaaatgtcTACTTGTGGGATCCCGAGTTAAACGTTTACTCTAATCGTCTTCTCTTTTGCAGattcttaagggaccataagaggtttcagaGAGACTAACCCTATATGGATGAACATGTAAGGGTGTcgtacgacttaagcaaaaccaactaAACCTATGACAAGAAGCAGAAATTTCTAAATAATAGTTCCATATGTCATGAGCATATAAACTAAAAGAGAGAAGAAATTCGTTCCAAACCTTAAGATACTTTGGTTTCTCCATTTCTACATGAGAAACATAACTTTCAACGAGAAACTTGAAACCTATCTCTAGCTCAGCATCAAATGATCCATCACTATTCCGCTTAATAATCGTAGATCGCTGGCACCATGGCACAAAGTCTTCATACAGGTCAACAGCTTCAACCACCGAAAATAACTGCTCTGGAGAGTACCTGCAAGAGGAAGTGATTTACGAGGCTCTGCATAATACCATCAGTGCGTGAACAAACAAATGGATAATCTAACTGTGATTATTAATATTGATACATGAATCTGGACTTGCAATTCCCACAGGAATGAAGGCGGAAAGATAGTTGCTTAAGTAAGCAGACACAGGATACATACCCCATCACACGCCGCTCCTCATAGATCTTAGAAAGAAGAGATCCTTCTTCCCCATCCCCACAACCAAGAAACCATCTTCCCTGATCGTAGCGATGCAAATTACCGACGGAGGGAACGAGGTCTTTTGCAGAACGAAACAATTGCCCAGCGCAAGGGTTTCCATAGCGAGCAAAGCTGGCCAAACATCGACTCTGAGCAAATCTCTCCCACCTCCTCCGGGTATCAAGGtaccttctcacaaatccaagtcGAGCATTGAGATCCAGAGATCGATTTCTTCCTGATAGAAGCCTAGCAATCGCCTTAGGAGACGATAGAATCGGCGGCATTCTGTTGAAAATTTCGGCCTGCTCCAACAGAAATCGCAGCTTTCCCCCTAAATCAAAGGATTAATGCAGAAATATCGATCCTTATCCAATTGGTCAGCTGCTTGGCGGCCAAGACCTAGATCTCGGAAATAATTGATAGACCACTCGATATAAAGATGAAATAGCCGAATTACGGGTCGGATTGGCAGCAATCAAAGGAGCTGGGATCAAAACGGGTGAGAGGATTGAGAGGAACTCTAGGGTTCTTCTTGGCGAACCTTCGCCATTCTTCGGAGGATTTCGGGTTAGAGGCAGCGGCGGAGCAGGGAGACGAGAGCCGTCGAAGGCTGTTCCACCACCCGCTATACCGGTTCGCGTTCGACCGCGACGAGTCAAGATTTGTGGTTCACCGTTACCTAGTGTATGTTGTGCGTATGTAACGGTAACGGAAAGCCACAAGTAGGATACCCGAAAAATTAACCCTACCCGAATCCGAATTCTAATCCGAATCCAACCAAAACTATTCACAAACACGAACTCGTATCAAGTCCGATCCAAATACTTCTCTGCATATATTTATTCCAAACCAATTAACACAGGACCCAGATACCTATTTTCTTGATCTATATTCATCTCGCATCCGATCTAGTAGCATTTACATCTATCGTCAAATATGAATTCTCTTTAACCTATTAACACTTAGACATATCGTCAAATAAATTTATTTGTTAACgtaatacatatttatatagtTTTGAGGAAGAGTCTTCTTCAATCATGTACTTAAATCATGCACATACATCATGGTAAGCGATCCTTAAATCATAAATTGATTGAGGATCAGAACACGaatgtaaatttatttttttacatttatttttatcataatcttCTATCATGTCTCCATAAAATCTTGAATtgatataatcaaaatatcctACGAGCTAGAGACCTTGTGGGAGTAGAACACTGAATTAGAGCATAAGGAAATGACACCGATATTATCATAGTAATATTatcggagttgattagaagttaaTGCCAAATTTGCATGCTAAATTGATGTCTCAGTTGAGTGGTGATAATGATTAGCTTAGTTTATTTTCCAATCTAACTTACCCCCTTCAGTCATGATGATTAGCTTAGTTTGCCATAATGTCCCCCATAAGCTTAATTCAAACTCATAATGGAGGATGTTTGTGAAGAGGACAAAGAATAATTGGATGCAAGTCAGGTTACAAGACAACTTCTACATTGCATCTTAATCCAGTATCTCTAAGAACAGCATTCTAGTGCAACCTACTACTAAGAATACTGCTGCTGAGTTATGGGAGATGACAATGAGCACCTGACACCAAAGAAGACCACCAAAATAACAAGCCACTATCAGCCAAAGAGATGATCCTTGCAGatgaaaagaaagcaagaaaatacaCTATTAGGTGCACATAGAACAGGTTGATTGACTCTAATACCTATGAAAACCCTAGTTACCAATCTCCACCTCCAAGGGCAGCTTGGAAATGGAAAACGAACTCTATATAAATATTAAGCTAGGACAGGAAAGCTACTACTTAGCTACATTTCAGTGGCTGAGTTAGACCCTGGGCATAGGCAGCAACATGCATGCCTCGTGGACGATATAGTATAAATTCCTTATGTTGTAAAACTTTGAGAGCAGCTGTTGAGAGCAGCTTACGGTTGTAGCTGCTCAAAATGGGTTCAATAACTTAGCAGCAGTTCGGAACCCCATCAACCACAACCAACTTCTCAGTCACTGGTTTAGCATCAGCTACAGCAGCGCCACCCTTCTTTCTGCTTGTGCTGATTCCCCAAGTGCAAGCTCACCCTGGCCGGATTCATTCTTCACTTCCAAGGGCTTTTGTAGTCCAGGGTTCCTGCTTACCCCATCCATATCTTTCTCATCAAAATGCACCGGGCTTTCATCGATGATCTGGAAGGACCATAAAGCAAATTATAATTTCCATGCTGATTAgaacaagtttaaaaaaaaaatgcaaccaCCACTGCAAACCAAAATGAAGCACATAATGAGGTTAACCAAAAGATGTGGCACAGTTGTAAACATTATAATTGCTGTTATCAAAATGAACATTTTCAAACGAACAAAGCTAAGCATGACTCATGGGTTGCTGTATTACTATCAATTGAAACTTCTAAACCAACATTAGCATATCAGTAATTTAAAGATATAGCATCTCATCATGCCTTTTTCTGAAGCAGCTGTAGCTTGGATCTCTTTTCTTGCATCATCTTCTGGCGGTCCTcatagaaactgaaatcatcCAAAATGGATGTCTTGCTCACATGATCTTTGAAAAGCCTAAGCAGTTGAAGACCTTGGTCTAGCTTCACCTGAAGCAGACAGGAATAATCAACTTAAGATTCCAAACAGTTGATAGTAAATGATATCCTTACCTCCTGAGTGTCTCTACTATTTGTCACTGGTTTATTCTCATTGTCTTCCAATATTATGTGCTTCAGGATGTTATTAGGTACATCCTTCACAATATGCCACTTAACAGGAAAACACCCGATCCACTTATCCTGCTGCCAGTAACCAAATGTTCTGTTAAAATTAACTCGTCCTATCATTTCTGCAACACCGACAAATTGTCCACTCGTATTCACCTATAAGTcgacagcaaaaaaaaaaaaaggtcattaATAAAAATGAAAGAAATTGCTAAAATTGAAAAGTAACACTTACAGAGAAAAACAAAAAGATTGGGCATCCACTTGTCTGCTCTTTAGATTCTTGATACGCAGCATCAAGCTTCTTGTTCCCATGGGGAGTGCTAGACCAGATATTGTACTTAATACTCTTGTGGATATCATCCTCGCTGTATGACTTAATGATGAAAAACTTAGCATTTGAATATGTCTCAGGGAAGTCTGCCTTGTTGTACTGACCACTTCCAGGAATTGCAACAGACTCCTGAACATTTACGTTTGCAGGAAGGCTCTGTACCCTTACTGCAATGGTAACATTAGGTCCAAACCCCTTCTGGTTTCCGAAACAGCCAGCCCTTGGTCCTTTATTGAGTTCGCTTAGCCCATCCAAGTTCTCATTACCATAACCACAGAATCCATTACCTCGGCCCCTTGACTTATAGTTGTTATCTGTAGACATCCCCCATCTTCCATTCATTCTGGAGTTGTACATACTTGAACTATAACTCTGATGATTTCCAAATCCATTAGCATTCTGACCATACATCCGGTTGCTAGGATACAGCTTGTTCGCCACACGAGGAGCTGCTGGTCCTAAGGCATGCATTCCCTggcaaaataataaataatttgttAAACTAAAAAGAGTTGAAAAAATTAACTCCCAATGTTGCAGCAAAAAGAATTCGAACAATTGGTTTGCCTCAGAAGAGTTTTCCCACACCCAAAACACACAAATTCAGGACCAGCACTTAGCTTGCTGCAAGCAAGTCTAAATTTCCTGTGTTCAGGTTGTCACAGAAGGCAAGTGTCAAGTTGTAAACCTATCTCCTCACAGGTATAAATCTACTTCAGCAACTTCAGCAAAATATACAAAGATTTCAATTACAACAATACATACCATGTGATGAGGCTGGAGGCGGGTATTCTGGTTTCTTGTGGACATAGTGTTGCCAATTTGTGTAGTCATAGAAGAAATATTATTAGTTGTAGCTGGCTTATGTTGTCCATCAGAAAATATAGGACCATCAAACCATGGAACGGGTGACCACATACCATCAAAACCAAATCTTGGATCCTGGTAGCCTGAAGGAAGACCACCAAGCAAACCACCTTTACCAAATGAGCCACTTTGATTCAACAATGAGTTCTGTTGGTTTGGTTTGAGTGTTGCTGATACATCATTGCCATTTGTTATTGTTTGAGCCATCACATTTGAATCAGCTTTTGTGTCTACTGGAATAGAAGGGAGGTCAGCAGCAGCAGATGTGGATACTTCCCCTTTAGAACTAGGAGTTTGGCTTGTCGTGTATGACACACAAGTGGGTGTGGGTGTGGGTGGCTGGTAATATGTAGCCGGAAACTGGTAATGCTGGGGTCCATATAACTGACTGTTGTGTCCCAACCACGGACCATAAGAAGCATAACCATATCCATGGTGATACATGTCACCATAAACTCCCTGCCAATAATCAGGAAATGTTATAAAAAAACTTGCTCTTACAATACATATACAAGAACAGAAAGACGAGACTTGCAAAATAACCTATCAGTATCAAGTTTGCAAATAAAATTATCAACCCAATGACAAACCCTATGAATGCAATTGACACTTGAAAACAGCAAGGACAGTCCAAGACAACTTACAAGTGGAGGCACCTCCGATCCATCAGGACTAACGTATCTTGGGTAAGCCTCCCACTCAGTTGCTGATCCATCATAACCTGAAATTTTCAAAATGAAATTGGATGATTCCTTCATAATTACTCAAAAAATTCCTAAGGCAGCTAAAAAACTTAAGTGACCAAAACAAAAATCCCAAAACAACCCCACAAAGAATCATAAAGAAAAACATTTTCATCAATCAGATATGTTTAGCAAAATTTTAATGAAaggaaaatatctaaaaaattaatttacctCCATAGTAGAAAGATGAAGCATGTCCATTGGGGTAGTAGAACATGCTCGTATCGAGATGCTCCTGAAGCAGCGGAGTCAGAGACCGCTCGCTCGTGGGGATCGACACCATTGGTGCTTCCCTACCATTTACTGAACCATACTGAACCCCAGATGGCtgtaagaaaattcaaaaaatatcagCACCGAGCATATGAAAATTCAGAAACTACAAACCTCAtaccaaataaaaaagaaaaggcaaacggaTGATTTACATCGATCGAAATGGCGAATTCATAAAGCTACCTTCTTTGTCACCTCTGAAGCATCGCTACTCATGTTCTTAGAATCCAACGATAGCTTCCGCATCAGATCTGTAGTTTCTTTGACAGTTCAATTAAGGAGTAAAAGTATTTGCCTAAATTTTCAGAATAACCAAATACATATAAGACAAACCAAGAGAAGAACAACAGCGAACACTTTAGAAACCTCTCGAGAAGTCAGCATGATCGAACATCGGAATAACATATTAAAGACCAGAAGAAGCTAGTACCAATATATAGTGTGGCAATATCTCGTTTTATGGACCCCAAACGCTCTATTCGAAACAAAGACCTACGGAGACACTGTTCATCACGCCAGTGCCACCCGACCCAAACATTAACCCGACAAAATCCCCAAATACTAAATCAACGGAGCAAATCAATCTTTTAGCCGAAAAAGAGGGGATAGCAGCAAAGAGGGCCGGCAACGAAATGGAAGCAAAGAGAGAGAAGCTAAATCAACTCCCGAGCAGAGGGAAGGATACGGTCAGCAAGAGGAGCAGGTGCGACGGCCGCCATGGTCGGATTTCGAGGTGGCAACGAAGGGACTAACGGTGCGCGCTATTCTGGGAGGATACGATGGCCCAAACCCTAGAAACGGTAAAGGGGAGGCCGGGGAAGCGGAGGGCGCCGCGACGGACGGGCGAGAGCAAGAGGATTTTGTCACGAAAGTAGATCGACAAAATAGCACCGCTCTCTGTCCGCCACGCGTCCACTTGAGTTTAAGTATACGTCTTTGGTTTGCCACTACTTATACCCGAATCTTATTGGGAGATGTTTAGGCTTCACTTCGGGTCCATGTAAATTTCCAAAGATTGCCCAATAATAAATAAGGTATAAGAACCAGTAAGGCGTATCCAACATGACAAATCACTTAGAACGACTGCGCCGGCGATATGGGGGGCCCCACACAAATCATGTGCTTAAGACAGAATCGGATCGGGTGGACCATATCATCCGACACGTTATCAGCCACGAGTCACAGCTTTCGAACACACAAACGGATCGGGTGCTAGTGATAATATCCGACCTGTTATTAGCCCATAACAAGTCTGGGCTGTTCTCCGCCGGCTAATCCACATATCCCCGTGAATTTTATCACGGGTGACGTGGTCTTTCTTTAACGCTTTACAGTGCGCCAATGCCACATTTCGTCCCCCCATTGGCTGCCACGCTGACACTCCGCCCTCTCCCTTCTCCTCGTCCTTTCCTCTCTTATCCGACATTTTCCcacgactctctctctctagggttagggttaggtttTCCTCTTCTCTTCGTTTTCTGTTTGTCCCGTGATTGAAATCAGAAATCGAGGTTTTGAGGAGCGATTCGGAGAGATTGGAGATGGGTTCGGAGGCGGCTGCCGTCATCCCGAGTTCGGTGGTGCAGCAGAGCTTCGCAGAGCTGGAGAAGCAGCGGGAGCTCATCACCAGCTGCACGCTGCTGTGGAAGGAGCTCTCCGACCACTTCTCCATCCTCCAGCAGGGGCTCGAGATAAAGTCGGAGGCCCTTCGGTCCAAGCGCCAGTCCCTCGACGCCTCCACCGGGCACGCCCTCGACTCTCTCCGCCGCCGCGAACTCTCCATCGACGCCGCCGTCGACCTTGCTATCGCCAAGCTCGACGAGCGCCGTGCCGCCGCCGTCGAGGCCCTATCCGCCACCGCTGCGGGGGGGGACGAGCTTGATCTCGCCGAAAAGCTGCGTTCTTTGTGCACGAAGATGGATTTCAATGGGTTCTTCGACCTTGTGGTcgcgaaaaggaaggaggtggagCTCCTCCGGTTGGAACTCCCGGTGGCTCTGGCCAACTGCATCGATCCAGCCAAATTCGTGATGGACGCCGTCTCTGGAGTCTTCCCCGTGGATAAGAGACCGGTGAAGTCGCCGAATGATCTCGGTTGGGCCTGCGTGCTGGTCTTGGAATCACTAGTGCCGGTCTTGGCGGATCCAGAGCTAGGAACGGTGAGGCCATTGGCAACTCGAAATATAAGGGAGAGAGCCAGGGAGATGGCGAAGGAGTGGAAGATGTCGCTGGAGCAGCACGGAGGGATTGAGAGTGTGAAGCCACCCGATGCACACACGTTTCTCCAGCATTTGGTGACTTTTGGGATCGTAGGGAAGGACGACGAGGAGTTATACCAGAGGCTCGTGGTGAACTTTGCATGGCGGAGGCAGATGCCAAAGCTGGCTATTTCATTGGGCCTTGAGGACAAAATGGAAGGTATTGATTTCTTCTCTGGTTCCTCCTTCCTGGTAATTCGATCATGATTATGATCTAGTGTATCTTAGGACTTCTCTTATACTTGAGACTATAAGCTAACACTACCATCTTTCCACGGTTATTTTCTATGTGTAAGAATTTAATGTAGTCAATTAGAAGAACAATGATATTAATAGTCTGGTAAAATGCTATGCTCTGTCTTTATCATGAGCGAAGCATGGATTTAAATCTTGGTCAGATGACTGTTCTGGATCTACTGTAACGGTATGGTCCAAGTATACCAAGCATATCGATCCACACCACCCAGTATGGACAAAAATATTGAAAAATTAATATCGACCACTATTGTCTCATATGGTCCGACATTAGTCCTTGCTTGGAGCGATAAATACTGGTCAACTATGGTGCAGACTGaacagtatttcaaatcatgtttGAAAGTGTTAATTAAGTTTATTGTGGATAGATTGCAatgttcatttttggattttaatTAATAGAAGCTCCATTTCATTTCTGGCATTGGTTGCATAAATTTTAGTCAAACCATTTATATATTATTTCCAAGTGGTGATTTAATGGCTAGACAATGCAagactttatatattttttaagctcCATCTGTTGCACTATTGCTTCTATTGAAATGGGGGACTGTCAAAGAAAAGGTAAAGGGGAAAAGGTTAGTTGATGtttcatgttattttgttctgaaGAAAAGGATAAAAAAGGTTTTGTTCTTTCACAATTACATACAGGTTATTACTTCCAATGCTATTTTTGCAGAGCAACAATTATAAACAATATGAACTAGCTTGGAAAATCGTGTTACCTCAGCTTGGCACTCTTGTCTGTGGATCGACCCTATATTCAACAGATTTATCATATTGTGACCATAATCATACTTATCTTCTGCATCATTTTCTGGTATGACTTTGATTGATGGTTGTCAGATAGAAACATGTATCCTCttgtttttgatattttatatgaaaatttattTGTACAAATCCACATACTTTTTGTCTTTTCCTGTTTTTGCTCATTATCTGTGCTATTTGTGCTTTCTTTCTGTTTAATGTCTGCATGAAAAGAAAATGCTGCTTATGGTGGATCAGTGCTATTGTCACTTGTACAAGGTTATTGTTTCACTTAAGGACTTTTTGCATTTGCAGATGTTATTGAGGAACTAATTAGTAAGGGACATCAGCTGGATGCAATAAACTTTGCCTATGAGGCTGGCCTTCAGGACAAGTTTACTCCTGTTTCACTGCTAAAATCTTTCCTGAAAGACTCAAATAAAGCAACTTCAACCTTTGAGGATCACAACGGTGGTGGGCAAACCACGGTAACCTACTCATTcctgattttttttactttttaatttgtcACATCATATGACTTACACTGACATTTTTGGATCCCTAATCTTggtaatgatttgaaatgcttCATGTGATTCTGTATGTCTAATGTTTGCCATGTATGTAGAAGCCAATGGTGCTCATTCTGTTATATTGCAGAATTACACGTGCCGCAAGGAAC
Coding sequences within:
- the LOC135671772 gene encoding uncharacterized protein LOC135671772; translated protein: MPPILSSPKAIARLLSGRNRSLDLNARLGFVRRYLDTRRRWERFAQSRCLASFARYGNPCAGQLFRSAKDLVPSVGNLHRYDQGRWFLGCGDGEEGSLLSKIYEERRVMGYSPEQLFSVVEAVDLYEDFVPWCQRSTIIKRNSDGSFDAELEIGFKFLVESYVSHVEMEKPKYLKTTASQSGLFDHLINIWEFNPGPVPGTCDLYFLVDFKFQSPLYRQVASMFFKEVVSRLVTSFSDRCHRIYGPAIRVLETPYGQTTKPGQSS
- the LOC135671773 gene encoding FRIGIDA-like protein 4a, whose product is MGSEAAAVIPSSVVQQSFAELEKQRELITSCTLLWKELSDHFSILQQGLEIKSEALRSKRQSLDASTGHALDSLRRRELSIDAAVDLAIAKLDERRAAAVEALSATAAGGDELDLAEKLRSLCTKMDFNGFFDLVVAKRKEVELLRLELPVALANCIDPAKFVMDAVSGVFPVDKRPVKSPNDLGWACVLVLESLVPVLADPELGTVRPLATRNIRERAREMAKEWKMSLEQHGGIESVKPPDAHTFLQHLVTFGIVGKDDEELYQRLVVNFAWRRQMPKLAISLGLEDKMEDVIEELISKGHQLDAINFAYEAGLQDKFTPVSLLKSFLKDSNKATSTFEDHNGGGQTTNYTCRKEQSIIRAAIKCIQEHKLEAEFPLESLQKRLEQLEKAKVEKKKPSGGGPAAPANKRTRANNGGPMPPAKAGRLTNNVHVSSPAAPAFVRSPSAHTTYPAAAPYPYDSPAGHGVYGSRSPPVIRDSYGYPAEVGPVALGAPYHSPPMSYPVYGNYNPLGGYNNGVAPGYQQAYYR
- the LOC135671771 gene encoding YTH domain-containing protein ECT2-like isoform X2 is translated as MVSIPTSERSLTPLLQEHLDTSMFYYPNGHASSFYYGGYDGSATEWEAYPRYVSPDGSEVPPLGVYGDMYHHGYGYASYGPWLGHNSQLYGPQHYQFPATYYQPPTPTPTCVSYTTSQTPSSKGEVSTSAAADLPSIPVDTKADSNVMAQTITNGNDVSATLKPNQQNSLLNQSGSFGKGGLLGGLPSGYQDPRFGFDGMWSPVPWFDGPIFSDGQHKPATTNNISSMTTQIGNTMSTRNQNTRLQPHHMGMHALGPAAPRVANKLYPSNRMYGQNANGFGNHQSYSSSMYNSRMNGRWGMSTDNNYKSRGRGNGFCGYGNENLDGLSELNKGPRAGCFGNQKGFGPNVTIAVRVQSLPANVNVQESVAIPGSGQYNKADFPETYSNAKFFIIKSYSEDDIHKSIKYNIWSSTPHGNKKLDAAYQESKEQTSGCPIFLFFSVNTSGQFVGVAEMIGRVNFNRTFGYWQQDKWIGCFPVKWHIVKDVPNNILKHIILEDNENKPVTNSRDTQEVKLDQGLQLLRLFKDHVSKTSILDDFSFYEDRQKMMQEKRSKLQLLQKKIIDESPVHFDEKDMDGVSRNPGLQKPLEVKNESGQGELALGESAQAERRVALL
- the LOC135671771 gene encoding YTH domain-containing protein ECT4-like isoform X1; this translates as MAAVAPAPLADQTTDLMRKLSLDSKNMSSDASEVTKKPSGVQYGSVNGREAPMVSIPTSERSLTPLLQEHLDTSMFYYPNGHASSFYYGGYDGSATEWEAYPRYVSPDGSEVPPLGVYGDMYHHGYGYASYGPWLGHNSQLYGPQHYQFPATYYQPPTPTPTCVSYTTSQTPSSKGEVSTSAAADLPSIPVDTKADSNVMAQTITNGNDVSATLKPNQQNSLLNQSGSFGKGGLLGGLPSGYQDPRFGFDGMWSPVPWFDGPIFSDGQHKPATTNNISSMTTQIGNTMSTRNQNTRLQPHHMGMHALGPAAPRVANKLYPSNRMYGQNANGFGNHQSYSSSMYNSRMNGRWGMSTDNNYKSRGRGNGFCGYGNENLDGLSELNKGPRAGCFGNQKGFGPNVTIAVRVQSLPANVNVQESVAIPGSGQYNKADFPETYSNAKFFIIKSYSEDDIHKSIKYNIWSSTPHGNKKLDAAYQESKEQTSGCPIFLFFSVNTSGQFVGVAEMIGRVNFNRTFGYWQQDKWIGCFPVKWHIVKDVPNNILKHIILEDNENKPVTNSRDTQEVKLDQGLQLLRLFKDHVSKTSILDDFSFYEDRQKMMQEKRSKLQLLQKKIIDESPVHFDEKDMDGVSRNPGLQKPLEVKNESGQGELALGESAQAERRVALL